Genomic DNA from Klebsiella variicola:
CCATTCATACCGGCTCCCGCCGTTATCAGCGACGCAACAATGGTTTTTTTGCCCGTTTTTTTATGACCAATACCGCGCCGATGCTATTGATCGATCCCAGTAAGGATGGTCGAATTGTCGATGCCAATATTGCGGCGCTGCGTTTTTATCATTATTCCGATGAGGAAATGCGCAATAAACATACCTGGCAAATTAATACCCTTGGTCGGGACGTGATCCCCATCATGAATAATATTGCCAATATGCCTGGCGGGCATAAACCGCTTAATTTTACGCATATTTTAGCCGACGGTACGCTGCGCCATGTCCAAACCTACGCCGGGCCCGTAGTGCTTTATAATATTCGACTGATGTTGTGCATTATTCACGATATCACCGAGGAAGTGCATCTGAAAAAAGAGCTGGAATTCTCTGCCGCCCACGATCCGCTCACCGGATTGCTTAATCGCCGTGAATTTTATCGCCTCGTCGAGGCGCCGTCATTTATCGCGCAAGGCTTTTGTCTGCTGTTAATCGATATCGATCATTTCAAGAGCATTAATGATATTCACGGTCATCAAAAAGGGGATGAAGTCCTGCTGGTGATCTCCCGCATTCTGGAAACGTCGGTGGATCGCGAAGATAAAATTTATCGCTGGGGGGGAGAAGAGTTTCTGCTCTTTTTACCCCATTCGCCGATAGCGCGCGCCCTGATACTGGCGGAAGGGATCCGCCAGGCGGTCAGCGAGTATCAGACGCTGTCGGTGACGGTGAGCATCGGCGTGGCCGAACACCATGACGGGGAAGCGATTGATCAGCTTTTTTCCCGCGTCGATAAAGCGCTGTATGTGGCCAAAAATGGTGGGCGCAACCGGGTCTCGCGCCTGCCGTTTGAAAATGTGGAACTGCTGCACAGCCGCGGAGGCGCGGCCTGACCAGCCCGATGCTTTTTCTCCCCGCGGGACGCGCAGGCTGACTCACCGACTATACTGAGTGAACGCCAGCCTGCTGATTTAGGTGGCAATATTGTTAGCCTGTCGCTGAGGTGGCAAACGACATATGGTGCGTCTTTTCGTTCTCCTGTCGGTACTTTCGCTTTACGCGCCAGCGACGCTGGCGGCGAACGGCCACGCCATCAAACAGCGTGCCGATGCCGTATTGACTCTGATGAGCTATACCGTCGTCCCTGACGTGACCGCCAGCGATCTCAACATTGGTTCCGGCAGCAACGACAAACATAATCTGGCCATCACCCAGTTTGGCGGCGGGGCAACCCTCAGCGAGTCGTTTCCTCTGTACCTTGAAGGTACGATGGGTTACAGCCGTTACGACCCGCGCTTTGTGGTCAGCAATGGCGAACAGACGCGGAATGTGCCGACCAAATGGAACAGTCTGACCACCACCGGCGGCGTCGGTTGGGATTTTTCGCTGCACCGGGACAGCCTCGGAGGCAACCTGGTGCTGCGGCCGATCGTCAATGTGATGCTCGGTACCCTGGCCAGCGATGCGCGTATTGGTAGCTGGGCAATTGAGCGAAAAACCAACGCCGATCTGCAATTTCTCGACGGCGGTCGGTTCAACGCCTGGGGGCTGGGCGGGGCACTGATGCTGGATTACGAACGCTTCTCTGCCACCCAGGATATTGATGCCGAACTGCGTTACTCCTATATGCATCTGCAAAGTTTCGGCAGTAGCGCCGAGGTGGTACAGGGCGAGGCCAGCGCGGAGAATCTCGGCCTGTATCTGCGCCGCCGCGCGCCGATAGCCGACTGGACGCTGCTGGGCAACCCGCTGCGTTATGTGCTGGAGGGGGCGCATACTGAATTTCTCGGCGAGCAGCGAGGGGCGCTGGGCTTTACCGGTTTGACCTCCCTGGGGGTTGGCCTCGAGCTGGACAGCAGTAAATACCCGGTCTTTATCACCCGCACCCGACTGGTGGCGCGCTATATGTTCGGCAATAACACCACGGGCTATGGCGTAGGCCTGGCAATGAGTTTTTGATTACCCAAATTCTGGTGCCAGGCAATTCACAGGCCCCCCGGGAGAGGACCTGGAGGCGTGCCAGCGTCGCAACGATGACCGGACGGTTCCCTCTCCCTTTGGGAGAGGGCCAGGGTGAGGGTCAATCCTGACACCACACCCGCTCGCCATTCACCCACGTCTCGCTGATATTGCGTTCATCTCCCAGGGTCATCAGCACGAACAACTGCTCATAAATGTCATGGCAGCGGCCTGTGCGCAGACGCTGCAGCGGGGTGACCGCCGGGTCAATCACCACAAAATCTGCCTCTTTGCCCGGCTGAAAATTGCCAATTTTATCCTCCAGCCGCAGGGCGCGCGCCCCGCCGAGGGTGGCGTGATAGAAGGCCTCG
This window encodes:
- a CDS encoding sensor domain-containing diguanylate cyclase yields the protein MLLKELAVFDVLSTPIWVVHPFTESVVYANPASRTLSGDMSLKEMRNGIYSTCPETQLQHYLRYLDTMTEIFEVWTLQTGKGLQSVYCKTTLVDTDDSGTLLLFEAVKLLAQNQSIHTGSRRYQRRNNGFFARFFMTNTAPMLLIDPSKDGRIVDANIAALRFYHYSDEEMRNKHTWQINTLGRDVIPIMNNIANMPGGHKPLNFTHILADGTLRHVQTYAGPVVLYNIRLMLCIIHDITEEVHLKKELEFSAAHDPLTGLLNRREFYRLVEAPSFIAQGFCLLLIDIDHFKSINDIHGHQKGDEVLLVISRILETSVDREDKIYRWGGEEFLLFLPHSPIARALILAEGIRQAVSEYQTLSVTVSIGVAEHHDGEAIDQLFSRVDKALYVAKNGGRNRVSRLPFENVELLHSRGGAA